DNA from Triticum aestivum cultivar Chinese Spring chromosome 7D, IWGSC CS RefSeq v2.1, whole genome shotgun sequence:
ACTGTTTCTTGAGTCAAGGTCTGAACAGTTGTGGAATTGCTTCCCTGTTAGATCACTAATTTTACTCCAACCACTGCTTTTTACCTGAAAGTTTTACCTAGCAATGGTAGATAATGTGGCGATCCGCCGATCCGGGCTGTCGGCGGTAAAACCGGACGAATCAAACAGTGGATGGTGAAAGTTAACTGCAAGGACATGAACGAATTGGCTTAGCCAACTCAGATGATCAGTTGCGTGccaagatgtagcagtgtgtgtgCAGTACTTCAGTTCAGTTTCGGGAAACTGAGCATGATCACAGACAGGGATGTGTGGGTACCAAATAAGGGACTACTGTCACTAGTCATCGCATGCCTAACAGTTGTTATGACTTATGAGCAGGAAAAATGGACTAGTTTCCTCACCACTCATAGCTCCAACTAACGGTACTTTCCGTGTGCTAATGGTGTTGGAAATGTAGTTGGAGTTAGATATGGCCATCATCTACAATGCTATGCTTGTTTAGTTCAATTTGCCGTTCAAGGAAGAAATGAGCGTCGGCACAAATATGGTATCTTGAAAAGCGGAACATATGCTGAAGAGAATTCCGGAATTCAGAGCATAGGAACTTCGTTTTTCTTCTCCATACCAATAATTTAGCCTTTGTAGACTTGGTTTATGCCTGCACATGTGTGCACTGCCCTTTATGCtgattctttttgttgttgttgttgtggattTGTTCTGCTATATTTACAACTCATTTCTAATAGTAGCTTGCCATTGTGATTCTGCAGATGTGGAGTTGCCTCTTGCTTGCTTCATACTGGTGTGCCTGTTTGCGCTGCAACACTATGGCACGCACCGGGTGGGATTCATTTTCGCCCCGATCGTGATCGCCTGGCTTCTATGCATAAGCATGATTGGTGTTTACAACATTGTGAAATGGGAGCCTCATGTGTATCAAGCATTATCTCCTTATTACATGTACAAGTTCTTGAAGAAAACACAGAGAGGAGGCTGGATGTCACTGGGGGGAATACTGCTTTGTGTTACAGGTAAAATGCTCAGCAACCATTTTTCAGTGCCTTGATCTGTGGATCATGACCTCTAATATTAAGTGCTTTTCTCTTTCAGGATCTGAAGCGATGTTCGCCGATCTGGGGCATTTCAATCAGTTGTCGATACAGGTGAAGAAATGGCTGCTGCATGCTCATTTTACTGGCGAATAATTTGTCTCTGATAACAGTTTCCTGGATGCAGATTGCTTTTACTTGCATGGTTTACCCATCATTGATCCTTGCATACATGGGCCAAGCTGCTTATCTGTCTAAGCATCATATCCTGGAAGGTGACTACAGGGTCGGATTCTACGTGTCTGTGCCAGGCAAGTCATGTTCCTCAGATCTTTTGCCAGAGGCGAGAATAGTATTAAATTGTTGTTCTCCTTGTGCTGTGTTTTAAAATGTCTGCATTTTTGTCATTTTCAGAGGTAATTAGATGGCCAGTTCTGGCAATTGCCATTCTCGCGGCAGTTGTCGGCAGCCAAGCTGTTATCACCGGCACATTTTCGATGATCAAGCAGTGCACTTCCCTAGGCTGCTTTCCCCGGGTGAAGATCGTGCACACCTCCGCCCAAGTACACGGGCAGATATACATTCCAGAGATCAACTGGATCCTGATGATACTGTGCTTAGCTGTAACCATTGGTTTCAGAGACACAAAACACTTGGGCAATGCATCAGGTACACCATGTTAATAAGCCTTAGATTACCTTATCCCCTGTTAAACTGACCCTATACATATGAATGATAATGTGCTGATATTTTCTGTAAAACAGGGTTGGCTGTTATAACCGTCATGCTGGTCACCACATGTCTGATGTCGCTGGTGATAGTCCTGTGCTGGCACAAGAGCATATTCCTGGCAATCGGGTTCATCGTGTTCTTCGGCACCATCGAGGCGCTGTACTTCTCGGCGGCGCTCATCAAGTTCAGGGAAGGAGCCTGGGTCCCCATCGTCCTCGCCTTTGTCTTCATGATGGTAATGTGCATCTGGCACTATGGCACCATCAAGAAGTACGAGTTCGATCTTCAGAACAAGGTCTCCATCAACTGGCTCCTTGGCCTCAGCCCaaacctcggcatcgtccgtgtccGCGGCATCGGCCTCATACACACCGAGCTCGACAGCGGCATCCCTGCCATCTTCTCCCATTTTGTCACCAATCTGCCTGCATTCCATCAGGTATTTGCAAGTTCCTCTTCTTCTGAAGCTTGACAGGCTTACCTTGTTCAGACATTCAGAAGTGTGTTGACATCCATCATTTCCTGATGTTGGTGATGAGCAGGTGCTCATCTTCATGTGCATCAAGAACGTCCCGATCCCGCACGTCTCGCCGAACGAGCGGTTCCTGGTCGGAAGGATCGGGCCGAAGGAGTACAGGATCTACCGGTGCATCGTCCGGTACGGGTACCACGACGTGCAGATGGACGACCAAGAGTTCGAGAAGGACCTCGTGTGCAGCGTCGCCGAGTTCATCCGATCAGGGGGCGGCGCCTCCAAGGCCAACGGCTTGACGCCGGGCGTGGTCGACAGGGACGAGGAGCGGATGACGGTCGTGGCCTCCGGCAGGATGCGCATGCTGGAGGACGAGGGccttggcggcgcggcggcgtcggagagcaccgtcGGGCCCTCGCGCGCCGCCAGGGGGGAGAGGGAGATacagtcgccgtcgccgtcgccaacaccaacgccggcgccggcgacgggcgTCCGGAAGAGGGTGAGGTTCGTGCTGCCGGCGTCGACCCCGCGGCCGAACGCCGGCgtggaggaggagctgcgggagcTGACGGACGCGCGGGAGGCCGGCATGGCCTTCATCCTGGGCCACTGCTACGTCAAGGCCAAGACCGGGTCCAGCTTCCTCCGGcggctggtgatcaacttcggctacgACTTCCTGCGGAGGAACAGCCGGGGCCCCAACTACGCCGTCACCGTCCCGCACGCCTCCACCCTCGAGGTCGGCATGATATACTATGTCTGAGCTGATCTGATGGAGCTCCGAAGACTATAGGAAGAAGATAAAGCTAGAAGAAGATGGAAAATGAGACGAATTTTCAGCTGTATATGCTAGATCTGGACATGTATGAGTTTTTGGTGTACATGTATGTAGCCTTGGTTTTCTTGTGCCTCTTCCTTCTTCAACCTGTAAGTAGTAGCACAAAGACGGGCGCCATTAGAGAGGCTGCGAGGGCCAGAGAAGTTGTACTGCGGATTGAAAAGACCAGCAGAAATCCAGAATCTGTGATTTCTGTAGGCCATGGACTCGAGTAGCTGTCAAGATATCTGAATCTTGATCCCTGCAAGTGTCTAAAATTTTCAGTTAGCTGCGTAGCGGTTCGTCGTGTTACTTTCTTCCACAGCAGTCGACCTTCAATCCAACTGTCTACACTGCACCGTACCACTTTGCGCCAAGGCCGTGACGTGTTCGACGTTGATTCCAGATCGGATGGTCCCTATCCTCCTGTGCGTCGCTATTTGAAATCCGACAACAAGCACCGTTCACTCTAGGGATTTGGGTTGCAAGGGCATCTCTAAAGGAGACTTGCAAAGCTCCGGTATATGTTGTCTGGATCACTTTTGTTAATTTCTGCCATCCAATGAGGACCCACGCGGAGAGGTCTGGACATCTGTTTCCGGTAAATTGTAGACAAAGTGGGGGAGCTAGGTCCccctctactctctctctctcctttcaaTCAGGtcctgataacgcccacacgtgtggcatactAGATATCCGTTCACACACTGTGTATGAtgtgagcaggaggcagcccacacgggctgtgtgggcgaacattagaattgcccacacgtgtggccgcagctacttcgtgccacaTGATCAACAAGTACTACTTGTCCTCACCTCGCGCGTGTGACACAAAGCAAATATGCCCACATGTCCTGGcgcagctacgttaggtacccgcgggatgacgatttagttgccattcGGGATGGCGGgtgtagttatccgggatggcaaatacaattgtaaaagcatggcaactctctctgttttggttaactatagttgccacgcctaatttatggtagttgccacGTGTAATCAAACCacagttgccgtgtgtgattaactacttgccacatatggtcaaacaatagttgccatgtgtatttacctagttgccacgtgtggttcaaccatagttgtcatgtatggttaatcacagttgccatgtgtgtttaccctGTTTGCCACGTACACGCAACTGCAGTTCCCGTTTAGCaacgaatcatagttgccatgtgtgtttacctagttgccacgtacgCGGAACTGTAGTTGTCATCCAACAACGTATGAGTGttgtcgtggaagtgtcacggcagatgtcctcatggaaggacttagtcgtgaggccagcgcatttATGTAGtaacttgagaggggttgatcggaatcgagaaacgcaacacgcaagacaaagatttagacagcttcgggccccgggaaacatcatccggtaacaaccctacatgctgtttgtggctaggtctcattatcatcatgatgGAGTTGCCGTATCtctggctctcctagttgtgtctagacttAACGATTATTccacttgtccctcttggggtgccatgcccctccttatataagttgaaggggcgggttacatgtagagtccacctcggactaagacttaaactattctgacttctcatcacgggcttctctccatgggcttcttaacgttttgggcttattaaccccaggcgactctgtcacAATCGGACTTAaacatctggcttaacatctgccggcttaacaTCTGTCGGCTTACCATCTGACTTAAAAATCTGGCTTAACATTTGCCGGCttaccatctgacttaacatctggcTTAATCTGCCGGCTTAACATCTGTCGGCTTACCATCTGCCggcttacgatctgacttaccatctgccGGCTTAACATCTGCTGGcttaccaatgaaacaccaagtccctgCCGGGTCATatctctggccgggtcataccgcggggtatatccccgacattagcccctagtttaatttggatttatgctccgggttaaatattcttgtaagccggcacgtgaacatccttaagtccctgtcatttccttcttctagaaaatccgggtcaataagccaacttcataatcaatttgctgatgttggtttctcatAGAGAAAAATTGTGaggaataattcatttgactcagctcccaatgcttaaaaatattggtcttaaaatactcatctgattttcagccggcttaaagatgtagaacctgccggtttatgattaccaaaattgtcgggttataaacagatgatgccgagtcataattgttgccgatgTCGGGTCAAAATTGAGAATTTTGAAGATTTCTCTccctcatatccatattacctatagcccccaagtcttgagcagagcaaagtgatgacttaaCTTGCTTCAataaatattaccactttgaagaaatccatgttgttcatctcaatcgctagtcagaactgagtattccacatatgtagcccccaagtgccgggttgtcatgcttgcagcaacctgggacttgaaattgccttatgctcgtaaaaacttcaaccagtgtagcccccaagggccggctaagtaagataatactaagctgggaCATTATATATACTTGAACTTTTGACAGGagaaattggtagcccccaagggccggctcattacaatgtgatgagtcgggtcttcaataaggtgaacaaaaaatgactttgcattagcccccaagtgccatggtgcatgctggcagtgacatgggacttgcatatttaatTTAATCTCAAtgtgaataatgtagcccccaagtgccgggtcgtacgcctatagcgactcgggactattccctccattgtaaaataaatcatacccattgataaaataataggcattgcactaaagcgactttgaaaacctcaatcataatactggttattgacaACCATAATAAAACTCCAACCATGTTGGctattgaagatttgaataatataatctggtttgaaaaccggttcctgcaatataaaccagtatatctatacatatatgatgcatgctatgatgatgtaatgatgatgcaatgtatgatgatgtatgtgcatgatgcaatgtatgatgatgtatgtgtatgatgacaaaatacttcaatgaaactagcctgagCCACTTGAAGGTACGTGCTTTCCGTGAGCCCGACTCACaatacccaatcgacatttgaacccagataaaGTCAGGTCTTGCTttatagacttatcaggagtacgcgggggtCAGAGTAACAACATACATcacaggccgatttatccaagtttcaaggaaggcggcttatgaagcctggatctatcctgactatctgtaagccGTGCTCTCACATGACAAACCGCCATTTGAAACTTAACAAGCTCAGGATCTTTGGTCGAATACGCTGTAAAAGATTGATCGTTAAGAGTTTGGCGGGTCAATCAGGATTTGCCGATGGAGTTGAAGTAGCTGgctacaggtaggatgacccggaaaggttatattctctttggtcgaatacgcctatgtttgaatatAACCTGGTCAAAAGGGTAGtcacgctatgttctctttggtcgaatatgcctatgtttgaacaggaagcccccaagtgacatacttacGAGTTGTGCTCatcgggtacctatgtttgagttgtgatgTGCATCAAACTCTTTTTGGTCCCTGTAACTCGGGCATCAAGCCTCCAAGTGATTTGTAATAAGGCGTGTAAGCCGGATCGGATACCATGTTTGAACTGTGCATCATGGCAACaaattctctttggcaacctttaatttttttctgagaactcgaactttgcgagagataatattcttcttgagccggaattttaaaccagatttgagagcttcagagcttagtgggagaacagatttcccttgaaccggattttaaacaggaatcttcattttgagccggaaattttctgacggcctttaaattttcatcaatacagcaatagcctccgggaccgggttatctttcccttcaacatcctggggttcttgaatttgctgatattggcaagacttgctgagtcatatcattgtagcccccaagtcttaagacgactcgaggagttgtcttgagattctccatatttaaccatagcataagatgtatatcattggcgttgataacgcgatgtgaatccacagaaggttgaggtgactacggcgggttataaatgatctcgtATGAGCCGTGTTGGCAACTCGATCAATGGTTCGTctcaactggctgtttgaagtgaACCAAACTATAGTAGCGGCGACTTGTGTGCCTACCCATTGGGTCATCCAGTATAGACAGCGGCTGAccatatatgataatttgcctccagaaTTGTTGGAATAGACCGGACCACAGGGCGGACAGCaaagacgaccgcagcatcagaggcggcaTGGATGCATGCGAGTGGGTCGCGGGCATggatagatgagtcggccgcggcattgtaagctggTGCGGACGGGCGAGCTCAGAGGTGGGTCGCGGCGGCACGCAGCAGAGGCAGCGGCTCGCAGAGACCAGGGGAGACGGCGCTAATGGCGAACCGGTGCGGGGGCGGATCCGCGAGCCGGCGAGCGCGGGAAAACAAGCGTGGACGACGGGGCAGCGGACTCGGGCGTACGAGAGTGGTGGATGATAGCGCCGGGCTATAGCTCTCCATTGGCGACTTGATGAGGCGGAAGCGGCCGCAGCGTCGGTGGTAACCCGGCAACAGCAGAGGCGCGGCGTAAAGAAAGGCGGCTGCGACAACACCGGCGAGTTGGCAAAGCAGATTGCTGCAGAGGCCACACGGCCGGGTTAGCTCGGCGGCTTGAGGAGCCCTCTGGTGATTTGAGACGGCTCAACTCCTGGCGGGTCACCCCAGGCGTAGCCGTGGAAACTGGTGCGGGCAGTTCGCGGAACAGAGGTAGAGGAAAACGGCCACGGGGCAGCTTGCGGAGCAAATGCTGTCCAACAATGGCCGGCTTACGGCGAGGCGATGGGTTGCTGGAGGCAGCGGAGGCTTAGGAAAGCCACTCGGAGGTGCGATAGAAGAGGCCGGCTCAGTGCGGCCGCGGCAAAGGAAACGACTCAGGGCCGCGGTGGTGGCTCGGCGGCGGAGACCCGCAGTGCCACAAAAGGAGCGGCGGCTTGCCTCCGCTGTAGTTGAGGCGAGTTGGGGGTGGCGACTCGGAAGCAGCACTCGATAGAGGTGCGTCGGTGAATACGGCCGGTAGCTTCGTAGGGCCGCCGATAGCAGAGGAGCGATGATCGAGCGTGACCGGTGAGCAGGTCGGCGATTCAAAACGGCAGCTCAGCGAGGCCAGCCCGAGGTAGAATGAAGCGGGCCGCAGCCACGGCGGATTCGAGGCGGCTCAGCGAGGCCAGGGCGGCTCATAGGCACGACGGAGGACGCGACAGTGGTGACCCGGCGAGGTACAACAGTAGCTTGGCGAAGGTGGCCGGCCGGTGATGTTGAGGCCATGGTCGCGACACGGTGGCTCCCGCGGAGGGGAATGAGGCTAATCCACGCAACAGCAACTCAAGCAGGCGCGAGGGCGCTCCGGCGGTTCAACAATGGTGCAAGGCAGGAACCGGGGCGGCTCGTGGCAGCGGCAAGCCGCCAGAGCGACTTGGAACGCGGCCCAGAGGCGGTGCTCTGGCAGGAGCTCCGGTGAATTTGAAGGCCATGACAAGGGGAACTCAACAGCTCGGGGCCGCAGGCACGGCGACTCAAGAGCTCGGCGGCGACCGACTTGGCGCGACATCAGTGACGCCTCGGATAAAGGCAGTGAGACCGTCAAGGAAAAACGGCGATTCATCAGGCCGGGTCACCGCACGGATGACAGCGGCGGTGGTTCGTCGAGGAGAACCGGCGGGATGCAAGCGTAGAAGCACGACGGCTCGCGACGAAGCTGAACATGGGCGGCCGAAGGCGAGCTCTTGGAGAAGTTGTAACGGCGGCGCCGGGCTGGAAGCAAAGGCGGAACGAGGCTCGTCCGGGTCATAGCTGACTCCATTTTTGGCTCAGTTTTCACAAGGTGGTTTCACTCCTTTGGGACCGGCTTAGAGACGGTGATGATGCGCGAGACCTGCATGGCGGCTGTCACTTAGCAGCTTCGCTGCATTGGGGTTCCTGATGCCCTCTTCGATTTGTTTTTGGTCTCCAACGGGAGTAGTTTTCCATCAGATGCAAACTTCGACGtgtgtgtaacaccccgcatgtaacttgccatatttgtaactccgactcttgccatttccggctatgtgttatgtttttccctccgttgtcgggttttgtctttcgttttgtattttgtcatgtcatgcattttcatatcatgtcatcatgtgcattgcattcgcatacgtgttcgtctcatgcatccgagcattttccccgttgtccgttttccaatccggcgctcctatctcctccggtgcacccttctagttttctttcgtgtgcgtgtgtcaaactttctcggaatggaccgaggcttgtcaagtggccttaatataccacccggagactaccggtcaagtttcgttccattcggaggtcgtttggtactccaacggttaaccgggcctccgcaaagtccatttgagtatccagcaaaaccccctccaaaaccagcccaaagcccaccaaactctcttccatgctctaggtcgttcgatcacgatcgtgtgggcgaaaaccgcacctcatttggagcctcctaactccctctacctatttatatgtgggcatcccgaaaacgaaatcgcagtctccccgtaaccctaaatcgcctctccgcgggcggacgtgtccagccgccgccggacaaaacgcgccgccgctcccggccagtggCGTCNNNNNNNNNNNNNNNNNNNNNNNNNNNNNNNNNNNNNNNNNNNNNNNNNNNNNNNNNNNNNNNNNNNNNNNNNNNNNNNNNNNNNNNNNNNNNNNNNNNNNNNNNNNNNNNNNNNNNNNNNNNNNNNNNNNNNNNNNNNNNNNNNNNNNNNNNNNNNNNNNNNNNNNNNNNNNNNNNNNNNNNNNNNNNNNNNNNNNNNNNNNNNNNNNNNNNNNNNNNNNNNNNNNNNNNNNNNNNNNNNNNNNNNNNNNNNNNNNNNNNNNNNNNNNNNNNNNNNNNNNNNNNNNNNNNNNNNNNNNNNNNNNNNNNNNNNNNNNNNNNNNNNNNNNNNNNNNNNNNNNNNNNNNNNNNNNNNNNNNNNNNNNNNNNNNNNNNNNNNNNNNNNNNNNNNNNNNNNNNNNNNNNNNNNNNNNNNNNNNNNNNNNNNNNNNNNNNNNNNNNNNNNNNNNNNNNNNNNNNNNNNNNNNNNNNNNNNNNNNNNNNNNNNNNNNNNNNNNNNNNNNNNNNNNNNNNNNNNNNNNNNNNNNNNNNNNNNNNNNNNNNNNNNNNNNNNNNNNNNNNNNNNNNNNNNNNNNCCTCGCCGGCCGGCGACCCCCCTCCGCCGACCGCCGCCCTCCGGGtccctcctcctccgccggcgACCGCCGACCGCCGGCCCCTCTCCCTGCCTCGCCGGCGTCGGCCGAGCTCGAGCTCAGCCTCGCGAGATCCGATCTGGTAACTCCCCCCGCGTTGACTTCTCCCGACCTCGTTTTTTCCTAAGTCCCAGAATTCTATCAGCAAGTGCCTatgttcccgatgccgtaactttgtgcatgtagctccgattcgcgcgtataatatgtcaaattgttcgcctcgtgatgctcttcattttgttcaattgcaccatgttcattagaggtcatcttgatgcccaaatattcgttggaagagggctagttgctgttaatctctggttcttatcagaacttggagatttgtcatttttgtatcttttattctgtgcatcgtttgagtatgagctctacatgtgttttgaagtatgtcatgccatctttctagtggtatagtacatgtatttttgtgatctctgtggtgactagcacaagcatgcaaagtaggccccgtaatatttctgatttcagggacttagtgatttctctaagtctttgtctgctgtaattttgttgccatgtaaacttgatgctacagagagatccatgcatattttggagatgttcagtaagtatggtttttagctatagttgtaattgatccattcctgcaattgtttgcaattttagagtaccataacatgaatcaatcttgctctacgtttgctataaaatatttctggcagattcttaacatgacatgcatttttgccaagcttattgtagttgatccatacatactatgttattgttcttgccatggatagcttcataaacatgccatattgctgtaggtatgcttggtttgtcatgaattgctctgtagtgagtgcatcaagctcacaaagaggcctacatattaatatttctgccatgctctgttttctgctaagtctgaaacctgataacgaaacttgctatgtttacatgcttgccatcttatcttctgttcccttttggcttatggtcaataagggacttttgtcatgtgcatttagtaggacactaccatgccttgttttgctatgttaagttcctgtagtatgTGGATTTCGtgatctgaacattgctacctgatgctgaattctgccatgtccagtttttcaccaagtctgtgaacctgtaatctttttcacttttgccatgcttgtttgagcttgatatgttgtgaactagctgtagctcagtgttcatcttttgtcaagcatctcctgttgattacttccatgtgctttgttgctatgttggggtgctgtaccattgttgcttgttgcattttaagtgctatcttgctgtttatcgcagattagtgccatccttgttttgcttgccttttgcaaaccgtgcatccgattccggtgatctttatatcgatttcgaccgaaatcatcccatctttccagtggcatgcttggtttgccaagttactgccatgttcatctttttccttccggagcacgcatatgcatcacatatcatatcttgcatatcatacatgttttgcatcat
Protein-coding regions in this window:
- the LOC123164425 gene encoding potassium transporter 10 is translated as MKSAPTMDPEAAAAPGTPPESTGRRGEGRKRLPWRMTLSLAYQSLGVVYGDLSTSPLYVYKAAFADDIQHSETNEEILGVLSFVFWTLTLVPLLKYVCVVLRADDNGEGGTFALYSLLCRHARAALLPPGRGAEPGDEDQFSDAAGATAKKYLEYDNADALGGRGGGAAASVRRVLERHKVLQRVLLVLALVGTCMVIGDGVLTPAISVFSAVSGLELSMEKGHHKYVELPLACFILVCLFALQHYGTHRVGFIFAPIVIAWLLCISMIGVYNIVKWEPHVYQALSPYYMYKFLKKTQRGGWMSLGGILLCVTGSEAMFADLGHFNQLSIQIAFTCMVYPSLILAYMGQAAYLSKHHILEGDYRVGFYVSVPEVIRWPVLAIAILAAVVGSQAVITGTFSMIKQCTSLGCFPRVKIVHTSAQVHGQIYIPEINWILMILCLAVTIGFRDTKHLGNASGLAVITVMLVTTCLMSLVIVLCWHKSIFLAIGFIVFFGTIEALYFSAALIKFREGAWVPIVLAFVFMMVMCIWHYGTIKKYEFDLQNKVSINWLLGLSPNLGIVRVRGIGLIHTELDSGIPAIFSHFVTNLPAFHQVLIFMCIKNVPIPHVSPNERFLVGRIGPKEYRIYRCIVRYGYHDVQMDDQEFEKDLVCSVAEFIRSGGGASKANGLTPGVVDRDEERMTVVASGRMRMLEDEGLGGAAASESTVGPSRAARGEREIQSPSPSPTPTPAPATGVRKRVRFVLPASTPRPNAGVEEELRELTDAREAGMAFILGHCYVKAKTGSSFLRRLVINFGYDFLRRNSRGPNYAVTVPHASTLEVGMIYYV